The Moraxella nasicaprae sequence CAACGAACAAAAAGAGTTGCTTGAAAAATTCCAAGCAACCTTAGGCGACGAAAATAGCCAAATTGGCAAGAAAAAAGGATTCTTTGACAAAATCAAAGATGATGTCAAGGACTTATTTGACTAAGTCTGTCAGCACACCTCATTAAGCCCTTAGCAGCAGCTGGGGGCTTTTTGTTTGATTGTTGCTCAAACTTAACAAAAAAGTGAATTTTTGCAACGACATCATCTTGCTTTTACCCCTCTTTTATTGAATAATAGCGAAAATTTCGTTTTCTTTTATTTGGTCAGATTCTGGAATGGATTCTTATGAAAATCAAACGCACCCTTCTTGCCACCGCCATCGCCAGTGCTGTTGCCAGCAGTCTATCGCACGCATCAAGCATTCGTCAGGACATCGATTTACAAACCTATCGTGATTTTGCCGAAAATAAGGGCGAATTTGTCGCTGGGGCAACCGACATCGTCATTCGCAACAAAAATGGCGACATCATTGGCACTTTATTGCCAGCAGGTGTGCCTGTACCTGATTTTAGTGCCGCTAACGCCAAATCAGGCGTGGTTACACTCATTTCCCCACAGCTGACTGGCACCGTGCAACACAATCCCACCTATGTCCTGCTGGGGCAAGACCATCAACAGTTTGCCAAAGACCGTACCTCTACCAATGCTCGCAATCTACAACTGGTCTATGATGGGCTAAGTTTTGGGGCAAATGACAGCCATCACGCCCCAAAGAATCATTATTTTGTCGTCAAACGCAATGATTTAGAAAAAGACCTCAATGTACACGGCTCACACGCAGGACGCTATCCTAGGGGATTTAACACCCGCAAAATCATCAAAACCGAAGATGAAGCCACTTCCAATGACCCAAACAATGACTTTTGGTCATGGTATGGAGCAAACTATGTCTATGACCTTGCCCTACCACGCCTACATAAGCTGGTTACCGAAACCGCACCAACACCCACTTTGAATGATTTAAGCGAATTTAAAGTCGAAAATTATAGTGCTTTTGTCCATGTGGGTTCTGGTGTGCTAGAACAGGTCGATCCAAGCACAGGCGACCCCATCTCGTTCAATGGCGTGTATCCACATCGCACTGACTTAGGCGAAAATACTTTCGTTCACGAATTTTTGACCGCAGGCATGTCCCCTGCCCTAAAATCACAAATCGCCATCAACGGCAGTAAAAACAACACAGACGCTGGCAATGTGTCCTTTTATTTGGTGGGCGAAGACACCGATTATCGCCAATTTTATGACGAACAAAACACGCCTATCGTCACACCAGACGGTGTACGCTTACCGCTGGCGGCTGCGATACAGCCTGGCGATAGCGGCAGTGGATTTTATGGCTTTAATAAGCTGACACAGCAATGGGAGTTGATTGGTTTTGTCCAAAGTGGCAATGGTGGGGCGACAGGCGACGAACGCCAAAATCGCCTCAATGCTTACAGCGACCAATACACTTTATTTGACCCTTACTTTAAGCAATTAACCGATTATCAAGATGCCGTTGCCGCTCCCCAAAGTGATGATTTGGTCTGGCAACAAGCAGCAGAAAACACCCTGCTTAATGATGAAACATTGCTCGAAAAACACAAAGACTTGTACATCGATACCGATGGCACTTTGACGCTGGCGACCGACATCGACCAAAAAAGTGGTTCAATCTATGTCGGTACGGCAGGCACGCCCACCACATTAACCATCACAGGCGATGGCACAACACACACAGGCGGTGGTATCTATGTGGGCGATGGCAGTCAGGTTGATTATCAAGTTGGCATCAAAGAAAAAATCACGGTGTACAGCCAGCTGGGGCAAACAGATGAATACCTAGCCAAACTGGGCGGTGGCACACTCACCATCAGCGGACAAGGCGATAACTTGGGCGGTATCAGCGTGGGCGATGGTACGGTCGTGCTGGATAAAGATGGACAAGCTGCCAAATATGTCGAGCTGGTCAGCGGTCGTGGTCAAGTGATAATAAATCGTAATCAGCAGGTCAAAAATGAAGATTTTCGTTTTGGGCATCTAGGCGGTACACTGGATTTGAATGGTCAATCCATCACCACCAATTATCTACACAATGTGGATCGTGGTGCAAAAATCGTCAATAACAACGCCCAAGCAGACTCTACCCTTGTCTGGCGGTCGTCTCGTGATTTTGTGTTTGGCAAAGATGCACAGGGGCATTATGCCGTCATTGGCAATGCCCATCTTGACCGCCAATCAGGAGCCAATGCTGCCAACTACATCAATCTAGGCAAGACCACCGAAGAAGCTGAGCAAGCCAAAACAGCCCTACTAAACAGTCAGGGTGTTGCGACCGCCTTTGCTGGTCAATTAGGCGACCAACAACAAGCAGGCAAGCTCAATGTCGTCTTTGACCCAACACATCATGACGCCAAATGGCTACTGACGGGTGGCAGTTTTGTCAATGAGCTGACCGCCAATCGTGGCACGCTGATTTTGGCAGGCAGACCCACGCCCAGAGCCTTTGACCATCTTAGCCAAAGCGATTTTGACCCCAATCAAAACACTTGGCTAGATGCCCAATACACCGCCAATACCATCACCGCTCGTCATGACGCTACCGTCAAATCAGCACGAGGAGCCAGCACCATCACCGCCAATCTTGTCGGTCAAGATGAGGCAAACTTTGACATTGGTTTTATGCCAGATTCTCAGGATAAGCTGTGCGTGCGTTCGGATTATCATGGCTTAATCGAATGCCAAGCCCTGACACCCACCGACAACCAAGACCACCAAGTTCGCACCACTTTATCAGGCGATGTCACACTCAACCATCACGCCAAAGCGACCTTGTTAGGCAGCGACTGGACAGGGGTGGCATCTGGGGCAGCTGACACACAGCTGACACTGAATCAAAGTTTATGGCAAATGAGCCAAAGCAGCACCGTTGGCAAGCTAACGCTCAATGATGCCATCATCAAACTTGGTCAAAATGGTCATTTTAATACCTTGACCGTGCTGGGCGACCTGACTGGCAAAAGCCAGATTCACTATCGCACCAACATCAAAAATTTAGCAGGCGACAAGATAGTCGTTCATGGAAAAACCGCAGGAACACATACGCTACATATCGAGAATGATGGCGTAGAACCTGCCGTCCCAGACAGCAAGCTGATACTCATTGAAACCAAAGGCGAGCAAGATAATCCAAACATCGTGCTGGCAAGTGGCACGGTGGATTTGGGAGCGTATCGCTACACACTAGGCAATGATGCACAGGCATTTTATTTGTATAATCCAGAACTGGACAAACAAGCCGAACAAGAACGCCTAGAAGCCGAACGCCTAACTAAGATTGAAGAAGAAAAACGCTTAGAAGCAGAGCGTTTAGCTAAAGAGGCTGAAGAAAAACGCTTGGCAGAAGAAAAAGCCAAAGCTGAACAAGCCGAGCGTGAGCGTTTGGAAGCTGAACGACTTGCTCGTGAAGAAGCTGAACGCTTAGCTAAGATTGAAGAAGAAAAGCGTTTGGCAGAAGAAGCCAAACAAGCCGAACTTGCTCGTCAAAAAGCAGAGCAAGAACGACTAGAAGCGGAGCGTTTAGCCAAAGAAGCCGAAGAAAAACGCCTAGCGGAAGAAAAAGCCAAAGCTGAACAAGCCGAGCATGAGCGTTTGGAAGCTGAAAGACTTGCCAAAGAAGCAGAAGAAAAAGCTCAGCAAGAAGTATTAGCAAAACAAAAGGCTGAGCAAGAACGACTCGAAGCCGAACGCTTAGCCAAACTTGAAGAAGAAAAGCGTTTAGCAGAAGAAGCTGAAAAAGCAAGGCTTGCTCAACTTGAACAAGAGCGTTTAGAGGCGGAAAAACTTGTCCAGCTTGAAAAAGAGCGTTTAGAAGCTGAAAAACTTGCCAAAGAAGCAGAAGAAAAGCGT is a genomic window containing:
- a CDS encoding S6 family peptidase; its protein translation is MKIKRTLLATAIASAVASSLSHASSIRQDIDLQTYRDFAENKGEFVAGATDIVIRNKNGDIIGTLLPAGVPVPDFSAANAKSGVVTLISPQLTGTVQHNPTYVLLGQDHQQFAKDRTSTNARNLQLVYDGLSFGANDSHHAPKNHYFVVKRNDLEKDLNVHGSHAGRYPRGFNTRKIIKTEDEATSNDPNNDFWSWYGANYVYDLALPRLHKLVTETAPTPTLNDLSEFKVENYSAFVHVGSGVLEQVDPSTGDPISFNGVYPHRTDLGENTFVHEFLTAGMSPALKSQIAINGSKNNTDAGNVSFYLVGEDTDYRQFYDEQNTPIVTPDGVRLPLAAAIQPGDSGSGFYGFNKLTQQWELIGFVQSGNGGATGDERQNRLNAYSDQYTLFDPYFKQLTDYQDAVAAPQSDDLVWQQAAENTLLNDETLLEKHKDLYIDTDGTLTLATDIDQKSGSIYVGTAGTPTTLTITGDGTTHTGGGIYVGDGSQVDYQVGIKEKITVYSQLGQTDEYLAKLGGGTLTISGQGDNLGGISVGDGTVVLDKDGQAAKYVELVSGRGQVIINRNQQVKNEDFRFGHLGGTLDLNGQSITTNYLHNVDRGAKIVNNNAQADSTLVWRSSRDFVFGKDAQGHYAVIGNAHLDRQSGANAANYINLGKTTEEAEQAKTALLNSQGVATAFAGQLGDQQQAGKLNVVFDPTHHDAKWLLTGGSFVNELTANRGTLILAGRPTPRAFDHLSQSDFDPNQNTWLDAQYTANTITARHDATVKSARGASTITANLVGQDEANFDIGFMPDSQDKLCVRSDYHGLIECQALTPTDNQDHQVRTTLSGDVTLNHHAKATLLGSDWTGVASGAADTQLTLNQSLWQMSQSSTVGKLTLNDAIIKLGQNGHFNTLTVLGDLTGKSQIHYRTNIKNLAGDKIVVHGKTAGTHTLHIENDGVEPAVPDSKLILIETKGEQDNPNIVLASGTVDLGAYRYTLGNDAQAFYLYNPELDKQAEQERLEAERLTKIEEEKRLEAERLAKEAEEKRLAEEKAKAEQAERERLEAERLAREEAERLAKIEEEKRLAEEAKQAELARQKAEQERLEAERLAKEAEEKRLAEEKAKAEQAEHERLEAERLAKEAEEKAQQEVLAKQKAEQERLEAERLAKLEEEKRLAEEAEKARLAQLEQERLEAEKLVQLEKERLEAEKLAKEAEEKRLAEEKARQEELAKQKAEQERLEAERLAKEAEEKRLAEEAEKARLAQLEKERLEAERLAKEAEEKARQEELARQKAEQERLEAERLAKEAEEKRLAEEKAKAEQAEREHLEAERLAKEAEEKRLAEEKRLEAERLAKEAEEKRLAEEAEKARLAQLEKERLEAERLAKEAEEKARQEQLAREEAERLAKLEEEKRLAEEKARQEAEEKAQQEALAKQKAEQERLEAERLAKLEEEKRLAEEAEKARLAQLKQERLEAERLAKEAEEKRLAEEKAKAEQAERERLEAERLAKEAEKARLAQLEKERLEAERFAKEAEEKRLAEEKTHQEQLAREEAEKEAELARQKAEQERLEAERLVKLEEEKRLAEEAEKARLAQLEQERLEAEEKSRQEQLAREEAERLAKIEEEKRLEAERLAKEAEEKRLAEEKARQEELARQKAKQERLEAERLAKLEEEKRLAEEAEKAKLAQLEQERLEAEEKARQEQLAREEAEKLAKEAEEAKQAELARQKAEEKRLAEEKAKAEQAERERLEAERLAKLEEEKRLAEEAEKAKLAQLEQERLAKLAQQKQAQLISRYTNAALSDLSSHAYGVLQMGHHLSQTLRGDLSNIWLHADHSQSTHQSELYRPFERTSHGQQIGLSGQTDQLRYGVVVATQDSQAKLADAMHAEHRSTLASIFAKYQWQDTAVMIDVGVGRTKTMVENIDGKRNFANIGLGINHQFGSKIIVVPSVYVRHHQLDGANYQLNGANITLDNTSINQTGGDVQIQTDIKHGAWTITPSIGVGYQQYQGKGVVTVNGHQFEQRFGDGQYANIGVQIQQGAFGLKAQLEQHHGDEIDKHTQASIRLGYTW